The following are encoded in a window of Streptomyces griseiscabiei genomic DNA:
- a CDS encoding ABC transporter ATP-binding protein: MTSKKSTAEGSGDVRLSGIGKTYGSFTAVHPLDLTVPAGSFFALLGASGCGKTTTLRMIAGLEEPSCGTVRLGDQDVTNLPPYKRPVNTVFQSYALFPHLDIFENVAFGLRRRGIKSVKKQVEEMLDLVQLGEQARKKPHQLSGGQQQRVAVARALINHPKVLLLDEPLGALDLKLRRQMQLELKRIQTEVGITFVHVTHDQEEAMTMADTVAVMNGGRVEQLGSPTDLYENPRTTFVANFLGTSNLIEAEVDSKNGGDIVLKAGDGKLVLPEARCPAPATAGGKVLVGVRPEKITLTHADDAGEIPAGRNRVTGTIAATSFIGVSTQYVIDSAVCPEFEVYVQNIDRDTRLVPGAEVVLHWNPAHTFGLDAAQDIDAGVDEGAAV; encoded by the coding sequence ATGACCAGCAAGAAGAGCACAGCCGAGGGCAGCGGCGACGTCCGTCTCTCCGGCATCGGCAAGACCTACGGCTCCTTCACCGCCGTGCACCCGCTCGACCTGACCGTGCCGGCCGGTTCCTTCTTCGCCCTGCTCGGCGCCTCCGGCTGCGGCAAGACCACCACCCTGCGCATGATCGCGGGCCTGGAGGAACCTTCCTGCGGAACCGTCCGGCTCGGCGACCAGGACGTGACGAACCTGCCCCCGTACAAGCGGCCGGTCAACACCGTCTTCCAGTCGTACGCCCTCTTCCCGCATCTCGACATCTTCGAGAACGTCGCCTTCGGACTGCGCCGGCGCGGCATCAAGAGCGTGAAGAAGCAGGTCGAGGAGATGCTGGACCTGGTCCAGCTCGGCGAGCAGGCGCGCAAGAAGCCGCACCAGCTCTCCGGCGGCCAGCAGCAGCGCGTCGCCGTCGCCCGCGCCCTCATCAACCACCCGAAGGTCCTGCTCCTCGACGAGCCCCTCGGCGCCCTCGACCTCAAGCTGCGCCGGCAGATGCAGCTGGAGCTCAAGCGCATCCAGACCGAGGTCGGCATCACGTTCGTCCATGTCACCCACGACCAGGAGGAGGCCATGACCATGGCCGACACCGTCGCGGTGATGAACGGCGGCCGGGTCGAGCAACTCGGCTCACCCACCGACCTGTACGAGAACCCGCGGACCACCTTCGTCGCCAACTTCCTCGGCACCTCCAACCTCATCGAGGCCGAGGTCGACTCGAAGAACGGCGGCGACATCGTGCTCAAGGCGGGCGACGGCAAGCTCGTCCTCCCCGAGGCACGCTGTCCGGCGCCCGCCACGGCCGGCGGCAAGGTCCTCGTCGGCGTCCGCCCCGAGAAGATCACCCTCACCCACGCCGACGACGCCGGGGAGATACCGGCCGGCCGCAACCGCGTCACCGGCACGATCGCCGCCACCAGCTTCATCGGCGTCTCCACGCAGTACGTGATCGACAGCGCGGTCTGCCCCGAGTTCGAGGTGTACGTCCAGAACATCGACCGCGACACCCGGCTCGTCCCCGGTGCCGAGGTCGTCCTGCACTGGAACCCCGCGCACACGTTCGGTCTGGACGCCGCCCAGGACATCGACGCGGGCGTGGACGAGGGGGCGGCCGTCTGA
- a CDS encoding DUF4190 domain-containing protein, which translates to MPSDEAPIPRTPADPQPDPWAPPQTDTGLPPTVVDGATLPTVTDDAVPLTVVDGAALPTVVDDAVPTTVVDGATLPTMTDDAVPPRVAGGAELPTVADGVTLSTAPALATPPGAVQPPEDAIPTPTIALDKPIAPAMGGDSGATGDSGASAGAVAPAGPGPHAPAPPPWSAPSAAGAAPAARDPWAPPADTPAQGNPAPAPVPSVHDQRTVMAMPGVDPAGPNPFAPPAPGASPMPGAPHASYPSPAPGAAYATPPVGGAVPPPPIGPEGPGQVPYGYPQYPGYPGAHAHPGAGYPAPGGGYAWAPMAPPPSNGMGIAAMVLGICAAVLFCLWPLAILLGIMAMIFGFIGRAKVRRGEATNPGHALAGIICGVVGILLGIGFIVLIVLASNSDGYDSDTDPFDDGYSTSLSLALQRGEGGV; encoded by the coding sequence ATGCCGTCCGACGAGGCACCGATTCCCAGAACACCGGCCGACCCGCAGCCGGACCCATGGGCACCGCCCCAGACCGACACCGGGCTGCCGCCGACGGTGGTCGACGGCGCGACGCTCCCGACCGTGACCGATGACGCGGTCCCGCTGACGGTGGTCGACGGGGCCGCCCTGCCGACCGTGGTCGACGACGCCGTCCCGACCACGGTGGTCGACGGCGCCACGCTGCCGACGATGACCGACGACGCCGTACCGCCACGGGTGGCGGGCGGTGCCGAGCTGCCGACGGTGGCCGACGGGGTGACCCTGTCGACCGCGCCGGCCTTGGCGACCCCGCCGGGCGCCGTCCAGCCGCCCGAGGACGCGATACCCACCCCGACGATCGCCCTGGACAAGCCGATCGCTCCGGCGATGGGCGGCGACTCCGGCGCGACCGGGGACTCCGGCGCGTCCGCCGGGGCCGTCGCCCCCGCCGGGCCCGGGCCGCACGCACCGGCCCCGCCGCCCTGGTCGGCCCCGTCCGCCGCCGGCGCCGCTCCGGCCGCCCGCGACCCCTGGGCCCCTCCGGCCGACACCCCGGCGCAGGGAAACCCGGCGCCCGCTCCTGTGCCCTCGGTGCACGACCAGCGGACGGTCATGGCCATGCCGGGGGTGGACCCGGCCGGCCCCAACCCGTTCGCCCCGCCCGCACCGGGCGCCTCCCCCATGCCCGGCGCACCCCACGCGTCCTATCCGTCGCCCGCGCCCGGCGCCGCCTACGCCACGCCCCCCGTCGGCGGCGCCGTACCGCCCCCGCCCATCGGTCCCGAGGGGCCCGGCCAGGTCCCGTACGGCTACCCGCAGTACCCGGGGTACCCGGGCGCCCATGCCCATCCCGGTGCCGGCTACCCCGCCCCCGGCGGCGGCTACGCGTGGGCCCCGATGGCGCCCCCGCCCAGCAACGGGATGGGGATCGCGGCGATGGTGCTCGGGATCTGCGCCGCCGTGCTGTTCTGTCTGTGGCCGCTGGCGATCCTGCTCGGGATCATGGCCATGATCTTCGGCTTCATCGGCCGGGCCAAGGTCCGCCGGGGCGAGGCGACGAACCCGGGGCACGCCCTCGCCGGGATCATCTGCGGTGTCGTCGGCATCCTGCTCGGCATCGGCTTCATCGTCCTCATCGTCCTGGCGTCCAACAGCGACGGCTACGACTCGGACACCGACCCCTTCGACGACGGCTACTCCACGTCACTGTCCTTGGCGCTGCAGAGGGGAGAGGGCGGCGTGTAG
- a CDS encoding glycerophosphodiester phosphodiesterase, with translation MRTVTAVAHRGAPYRHRENTLDSLRAGLELGADAVEFDVRTTRDGVPVLLHDSTLERLWEVDRPLAALSAAELRGLTADGVPTLADALLATKDSRVMVDLPGPVNARAVRQILGVVQECDAEDRVYYSADPPAMLAVRAAAPTAEIALTWKTLAPPRPALLDAIRPRWLNYRFGLVTRPLADRIHRGGHLLSVWTPDTRRSMRRLIDLGVDSITTNRVDALCALRRHL, from the coding sequence ATGCGCACCGTGACCGCCGTCGCCCATCGCGGCGCCCCCTACCGCCACCGTGAGAACACGCTCGACTCCCTGCGGGCCGGGCTCGAACTGGGCGCGGACGCCGTCGAGTTCGATGTGCGGACGACCCGCGACGGCGTGCCCGTCCTGCTGCACGACTCGACACTGGAGCGGCTCTGGGAGGTGGATAGGCCGCTGGCCGCGCTCTCCGCCGCGGAGCTGCGCGGGCTGACGGCCGACGGGGTGCCGACGCTGGCCGACGCGCTGCTCGCCACCAAGGACAGCCGGGTGATGGTGGACCTGCCGGGCCCGGTGAACGCGCGGGCGGTACGGCAGATCCTCGGCGTCGTACAGGAATGCGACGCCGAGGACCGTGTGTACTACAGCGCCGACCCGCCCGCCATGCTGGCCGTCCGCGCCGCCGCGCCCACCGCCGAGATCGCCCTCACCTGGAAGACCCTCGCCCCACCCCGCCCGGCCCTCCTCGACGCGATCCGCCCGCGCTGGCTCAACTACCGCTTCGGCCTGGTCACCCGCCCGCTGGCCGACCGGATCCACCGCGGCGGCCACCTGCTCTCCGTCTGGACCCCGGACACCCGCCGCTCCATGCGGCGGCTGATCGACCTGGGCGTCGACTCGATCACGACGAACCGCGTCGACGCCCTGTGCGCGCTGAGG
- a CDS encoding phosphatase PAP2 family protein — protein MRHTDPDGRPRTTPPVRGWPTIPSGRRAAFLLLGLPALLFALITWQVLAHGPLARADERLSDSLVHRGAPTQFLADLGNVTVAVPVLAAVLLYVGWRARATGRDHWWRPSAAAAVLMVTVPLWVVPLKELIARSGPPVMGPGTGFYPSGHTATASIAYGGAVLLLLPLLRGAPARRAVVVLAVVLNIGVGFGLVRQGYHWPLDVLASWCVCAVLLSSLWFRVRRSSG, from the coding sequence GTGCGGCACACCGATCCGGACGGCCGCCCCCGAACCACCCCCCCTGTTCGGGGGTGGCCGACCATCCCCTCCGGCCGCCGCGCCGCCTTCCTCCTTCTCGGCCTTCCGGCCCTGCTCTTCGCGCTGATCACCTGGCAGGTCCTCGCGCACGGCCCGCTGGCCCGCGCGGACGAACGCCTCAGCGACTCCCTGGTCCACCGGGGCGCCCCCACCCAGTTCCTCGCCGACCTCGGCAACGTCACGGTCGCCGTCCCGGTCCTCGCCGCCGTACTGCTGTACGTGGGGTGGCGCGCGCGTGCCACCGGTCGGGACCACTGGTGGCGGCCGTCCGCCGCGGCGGCGGTCCTGATGGTCACCGTGCCCCTGTGGGTCGTCCCGCTGAAAGAGCTCATCGCCCGGTCGGGCCCGCCGGTCATGGGCCCCGGCACGGGTTTCTACCCCTCCGGCCACACCGCGACCGCCTCGATCGCGTACGGCGGTGCCGTGCTGCTTCTGCTGCCCCTGCTGCGCGGCGCCCCCGCGCGCCGCGCGGTCGTCGTCCTCGCGGTGGTCCTGAACATCGGGGTCGGCTTCGGCCTGGTGCGCCAGGGCTACCACTGGCCGCTCGACGTGCTGGCGAGCTGGTGCGTCTGCGCGGTGCTGCTCTCCTCGCTGTGGTTCCGGGTGCGCCGGTCCTCCGGGTGA
- a CDS encoding ABC transporter permease → MAFVNWLKRRLVVIAGLLTLGYLLLPNVVVTVFSFNQPKGRFNYEWQEFSTAAWTDPCGVADLCGSLSLSLQLAAWATLGATVLGTMIAFALVRYRFRARGAVNSLIFLPMAMPEVVMAASLLTLFLNLGAQLGFWTILIAHIMFCLSFVVVAVKARVMSMDPRLEEAARDLYAGPVQTFVRVTLPIAAPGIAAGALLAFALSFDDFIITNFNAGSTVTFPMFVWGSAQRGTPVQINVVGTAMFLVAVLFVVAGMAIGNRRKKQKA, encoded by the coding sequence ATGGCCTTCGTCAACTGGCTCAAGCGCCGTCTCGTCGTCATCGCGGGACTTCTGACGCTCGGATATCTGCTGCTGCCGAACGTCGTCGTCACGGTCTTCTCCTTCAATCAGCCGAAGGGCCGTTTCAACTACGAGTGGCAGGAATTCTCCACGGCCGCCTGGACCGACCCGTGCGGGGTCGCCGACCTCTGCGGCTCGCTCTCGCTCAGCCTTCAGCTGGCCGCCTGGGCGACCCTCGGCGCGACCGTCCTCGGCACGATGATCGCCTTCGCGCTGGTCCGGTACCGCTTCCGCGCGCGGGGCGCCGTCAACTCGCTGATCTTCCTGCCGATGGCGATGCCCGAGGTCGTGATGGCCGCCTCCCTGCTCACCCTTTTCCTGAATCTGGGTGCTCAGTTGGGATTCTGGACGATCCTCATCGCCCACATCATGTTCTGCCTCAGCTTCGTCGTGGTCGCGGTGAAGGCGCGGGTGATGTCGATGGACCCGAGGCTGGAGGAGGCCGCGCGCGACCTGTACGCCGGGCCCGTGCAGACCTTCGTCCGGGTCACCCTGCCGATTGCCGCCCCGGGCATCGCGGCGGGCGCGCTGCTCGCCTTCGCGCTCTCCTTCGACGATTTCATCATCACCAATTTCAACGCGGGTTCGACCGTCACCTTCCCCATGTTCGTCTGGGGCTCGGCACAGCGCGGCACACCCGTCCAGATCAATGTCGTCGGTACGGCCATGTTCCTGGTCGCCGTACTGTTCGTGGTGGCCGGAATGGCCATCGGAAATCGCAGAAAGAAGCAAAAGGCATAG
- a CDS encoding ABC transporter permease has product MSTGTLTEAVAPPPPPLAPAPATGKPPRRRGRWTPYLLLAPGLIWLLVFFAMPMVYQASTSVQTGSLEDGYRVTWHFATYWDALSEYYPQFLRSVLYAGTATVLCLLLGYPLAYLIAFRAGRWRNLILILVIAPFFTSFLIRTLAWKTILSDGGPVVGALNTLHVLDVTSWLGLTAGDRVLATPLAVVCGLTYNFLPFMILPLYTSLERIDGRLHEAAGDLYARPFTTFRKVTFPLSMPGVVSGTLLTFIPASGDYVNAELLGSTNTQMIGNVIQSQFLRILDYPTAAALSFLLMAAILLMVTVYIRKSGTEDLV; this is encoded by the coding sequence ATGTCGACCGGAACCCTCACCGAGGCCGTGGCGCCACCGCCCCCGCCCCTCGCCCCCGCCCCGGCCACCGGGAAACCACCCCGCAGACGGGGCCGCTGGACGCCGTATCTGCTGCTCGCGCCCGGTCTGATCTGGCTGCTGGTCTTCTTCGCGATGCCGATGGTCTACCAGGCCTCCACGTCCGTGCAGACGGGCTCCCTGGAGGACGGCTACCGGGTCACCTGGCACTTCGCGACCTACTGGGACGCGCTGAGCGAGTACTACCCGCAGTTCCTGCGCTCGGTGCTCTACGCGGGCACCGCGACGGTCCTGTGCCTGCTGCTCGGCTATCCGCTGGCGTATCTGATCGCGTTCCGCGCGGGCCGCTGGCGCAATCTGATCCTGATCCTGGTGATCGCGCCGTTCTTCACCAGCTTCCTGATCCGCACCCTCGCCTGGAAGACGATCCTGTCGGACGGCGGCCCGGTCGTCGGCGCCCTCAACACCCTGCACGTCCTCGACGTCACCAGCTGGCTCGGCCTCACCGCCGGGGACCGGGTGCTCGCCACCCCGCTCGCGGTGGTCTGCGGCCTCACGTACAACTTCCTGCCGTTCATGATCCTGCCGCTCTACACCTCCCTCGAACGCATCGACGGACGGCTGCACGAGGCGGCCGGCGACCTCTACGCCAGGCCGTTCACGACGTTCCGCAAGGTCACCTTCCCGCTCTCCATGCCGGGCGTCGTCTCCGGCACACTGCTCACCTTCATCCCGGCGAGCGGCGACTACGTGAACGCCGAACTCCTCGGCTCCACCAACACCCAGATGATCGGCAACGTCATCCAGAGCCAGTTCCTGCGGATTCTCGACTATCCGACAGCGGCGGCGCTCTCGTTCCTTCTCATGGCCGCGATCCTGCTCATGGTCACCGTCTACATTCGCAAGTCCGGGACGGAGGATCTGGTTTAA
- a CDS encoding NADAR family protein → MSVVAARLFDMTKIDSWDTLTEAVRSGARIKYLHFWGHRPLPDGRIGASCLSQWWPSPFTVDGVEYATAEHWMMASKARLFGDTEAERKAVAAAGPAQAKKIGRLVRGFDDAVWERERFAVVAEGSFHKFAADADLRAFLLGTGDRVLVEASPLDRVWGIGLAADDERASDPARWRGPNLLGFALMAARDRLAGAGDSEG, encoded by the coding sequence ATGTCAGTGGTGGCTGCCAGACTCTTCGACATGACGAAGATCGATTCTTGGGACACGCTGACGGAGGCGGTCCGCTCGGGGGCGAGGATCAAGTACCTGCACTTCTGGGGACACCGCCCGCTGCCCGACGGCCGGATCGGCGCGAGCTGTCTGAGCCAGTGGTGGCCGTCGCCGTTCACGGTCGACGGCGTGGAGTACGCGACGGCCGAGCACTGGATGATGGCGTCGAAGGCCCGGCTGTTCGGGGACACCGAGGCGGAGCGCAAGGCGGTCGCCGCGGCGGGACCCGCGCAGGCCAAGAAGATCGGCAGACTGGTGCGCGGCTTCGACGACGCCGTGTGGGAGCGGGAGCGCTTCGCCGTCGTCGCCGAGGGCAGCTTCCACAAGTTCGCGGCCGACGCGGATCTGCGGGCGTTCCTGCTGGGCACGGGCGACCGCGTCCTCGTCGAGGCCAGCCCTCTGGACCGGGTGTGGGGGATCGGCCTCGCGGCGGACGACGAGCGCGCGTCGGACCCCGCGCGGTGGCGGGGTCCGAACCTGCTGGGCTTCGCGCTGATGGCGGCGCGCGACCGCCTCGCGGGGGCCGGCGACTCCGAAGGTTGA
- a CDS encoding polyamine ABC transporter substrate-binding protein, whose translation MEQYEPDRLSPAQVAAVRRGARNGRAALTRRSLLRATTGGALAIGGLGALSACGIPAAKNTSGGSSEDHSAKEKEVNFSNWTEYMDVDDSGKRHPSLDQFTRRTGIKVDYTEDINDNVEFFGKIKPQLAAGQDTGRDLICVTDWLAARLIRFGWVQKLDASNLPHAFSNLSQQFRDPDWDPGRAYSYPWQGISTVIAFNKKALDGEEVTSVSDMLDNPKLKGRIGFLSEMRDSIGMTLLDMGKDPATFTADDYDAAIARLQKAVDQGQIRRFTGNDYTSDLTKGDLAACVAWAGDVVQLKADSPDVDFVIPDSGYMTSTDNLLIPNRARHKTNAERLIDYYYEPKPAAELAAYINYVCPVDGVKAELAKIDPDAANNPLIIPDAAMAAKSHAFRSLSQKEETAYEEKFAKLTGA comes from the coding sequence ATGGAGCAGTACGAGCCCGACCGCCTGTCCCCGGCCCAGGTGGCCGCCGTGCGGCGCGGCGCCAGGAACGGCCGGGCCGCCCTCACCCGCCGTTCGCTGCTGCGCGCCACCACCGGCGGCGCACTCGCGATCGGCGGGCTCGGCGCGCTGAGCGCCTGCGGCATCCCCGCGGCGAAGAACACCTCGGGCGGCTCGTCCGAGGACCACTCGGCCAAGGAGAAGGAGGTCAACTTCTCCAACTGGACCGAGTACATGGACGTCGACGACAGCGGCAAGCGCCACCCCAGCCTGGACCAGTTCACCCGGCGTACCGGCATCAAGGTCGACTACACCGAGGACATCAACGACAACGTCGAGTTCTTCGGCAAGATCAAGCCGCAGCTCGCCGCCGGCCAGGACACCGGCCGCGACCTCATCTGTGTCACCGACTGGCTCGCCGCCCGGCTGATCCGCTTCGGGTGGGTGCAGAAACTGGACGCGTCGAACCTCCCGCACGCCTTCTCGAACCTCTCCCAGCAGTTCCGCGACCCCGACTGGGACCCGGGGCGGGCCTACTCCTACCCCTGGCAGGGCATCTCGACCGTCATCGCCTTCAACAAGAAGGCCCTCGACGGCGAGGAGGTCACCTCCGTCTCCGACATGCTCGACAACCCGAAGCTGAAGGGCCGCATCGGCTTCCTCTCCGAGATGCGCGACAGCATCGGGATGACCCTGCTGGACATGGGCAAGGACCCGGCGACGTTCACCGCCGACGACTACGACGCGGCGATCGCCCGCCTCCAGAAGGCCGTCGACCAGGGCCAGATCCGCCGCTTCACCGGCAACGACTACACCTCGGACCTCACCAAGGGCGACCTCGCTGCCTGTGTCGCCTGGGCCGGTGACGTCGTCCAGCTCAAGGCCGACAGCCCGGACGTCGACTTCGTCATCCCCGACAGCGGCTACATGACCTCGACCGACAACCTGCTGATCCCGAACAGGGCCCGGCACAAGACCAACGCCGAACGGCTCATCGACTACTACTACGAGCCGAAGCCGGCCGCCGAACTCGCCGCGTACATCAACTACGTGTGCCCGGTCGACGGGGTGAAGGCGGAGCTGGCCAAGATCGACCCGGACGCGGCGAACAACCCGCTGATCATTCCCGACGCGGCCATGGCGGCCAAGTCGCACGCCTTCCGCTCCCTGAGCCAGAAGGAAGAGACGGCGTACGAAGAGAAGTTCGCGAAGCTGACAGGGGCGTGA
- a CDS encoding gamma-aminobutyraldehyde dehydrogenase, protein MQNPGTATPDRFPAQDRFAVGAQYIAGRLTKGTSGRTHTVVDPATGDEVLTYELAGTDDVDAAVAAARAAFPGWAATTPGERSDALHRFAAVLADRAEEFARAESLQCGKPLKLTREFDVPGTIDNTAFFAGAARHLQGQSAGEYSGDHTSYVRREPIGVVGSIAPWNYPLQMAAWKILPAVAAGNTIVLKPAEPTPLTSLLFAQAATDAGIPDGVINIVTGTGKVAGEHLVGHPDVVMTSFTGSTAVGKRVAEIATATVKRLHLELGGKAPFVVFDDADLEAAVHGAVAGALINTGQDCTAATRAYVQRPLYEEFVARTAALMETVRLGDPFAPGTDLGPLISHVQRDRVAGFVERARAYARVVSGGEAPQGELKDGAYYRPTLVADAAQDSEIVQSEIFGPVLVVLPFDSDDEGIRLANDTPYGLAASAWSRDVYRTNRATREIKAGCVWINDHIPIISEMPHGGYKASGFGKDMSSYSFEEYTQIKHVMFDNTAIARKDWHRTIFGDR, encoded by the coding sequence ATGCAGAACCCGGGCACCGCGACCCCGGACCGATTCCCCGCACAGGACCGCTTCGCGGTCGGCGCGCAGTACATCGCCGGCCGCCTGACGAAGGGCACATCGGGCCGCACCCACACGGTCGTCGATCCCGCGACGGGCGACGAGGTCCTCACTTACGAACTGGCCGGCACCGACGACGTGGACGCGGCCGTAGCCGCCGCCCGCGCGGCGTTCCCCGGCTGGGCCGCCACCACCCCCGGTGAGCGGTCGGACGCGCTGCACCGCTTCGCCGCGGTCCTGGCCGACCGGGCGGAGGAGTTCGCACGGGCCGAGTCCCTGCAGTGCGGGAAGCCGCTCAAGCTGACCCGTGAGTTCGACGTGCCCGGCACCATCGACAACACCGCGTTCTTCGCGGGCGCCGCCCGGCACCTCCAGGGCCAGTCGGCGGGCGAGTACTCCGGCGACCACACCTCGTACGTGCGCCGGGAGCCCATCGGCGTCGTCGGCTCCATCGCGCCCTGGAACTACCCGCTGCAGATGGCCGCCTGGAAGATCCTCCCGGCGGTCGCCGCGGGCAACACGATCGTCCTGAAGCCCGCCGAGCCGACCCCGCTGACCTCGCTGCTCTTCGCACAGGCAGCCACCGACGCCGGAATCCCCGACGGTGTGATCAACATCGTCACCGGGACCGGCAAGGTGGCCGGTGAGCACCTCGTCGGCCATCCCGACGTGGTCATGACCTCCTTCACCGGCTCCACGGCCGTCGGCAAGCGGGTCGCCGAGATCGCCACGGCCACCGTCAAGCGCCTCCATCTGGAACTGGGCGGCAAGGCCCCGTTCGTGGTGTTCGACGACGCCGATCTGGAGGCCGCCGTGCACGGGGCGGTCGCGGGCGCCCTCATCAACACCGGCCAGGACTGCACGGCCGCCACGCGCGCGTACGTGCAGCGGCCCCTCTACGAGGAGTTCGTCGCACGGACGGCCGCCCTCATGGAGACCGTCCGGCTCGGCGACCCCTTCGCCCCGGGCACCGACCTGGGCCCGCTGATCTCGCACGTCCAGCGCGACCGGGTCGCGGGGTTCGTCGAGCGGGCACGCGCGTACGCGCGCGTGGTGAGCGGGGGAGAGGCTCCCCAGGGGGAGCTGAAGGACGGCGCCTACTACCGGCCCACGCTCGTCGCGGACGCCGCCCAGGACTCCGAGATCGTCCAGTCGGAGATCTTCGGGCCGGTGCTGGTGGTCCTGCCCTTCGACAGCGACGACGAGGGCATCCGCCTCGCCAACGACACCCCGTACGGCCTCGCCGCCTCCGCCTGGAGCCGGGACGTGTACCGGACGAACCGCGCCACCCGCGAGATCAAGGCGGGCTGTGTGTGGATCAACGACCACATCCCGATCATCAGCGAGATGCCGCACGGCGGCTACAAGGCCTCCGGCTTCGGCAAGGACATGTCCTCGTATTCGTTCGAGGAGTACACCCAGATCAAGCACGTCATGTTCGACAATACGGCGATCGCCAGGAAGGACTGGCACCGCACGATCTTCGGGGACCGCTAG
- a CDS encoding NAD(P)/FAD-dependent oxidoreductase, translating to MAPSAMNRWTKSLSDAQPVPYWLEDPGKPHPEPALTGAETCDLLVVGGGYSGLWTALNAKERDPQRDVVLLEGREVGWAASGRNGGFCAASLTHGLANGLARWPGEIHKLEELGARNLDEIETAVARHGLDCDFERTGEIDVATETYQAWELRDWYDEIARKGLADGIEFLDADAVRDQVASPTFEAGLHDRRGVAMLHPAKLAWGLKRACLRLGVRVYEHTPALNLKAYGTGMAVRTPYGQVRTRQVALGTNIFPSLVRRVRAYTVPVYDYALMTEPLTDGQLASIGWKNRQGLGDSANQFHYFRLSADNRILWGGYDAVYQYGGRVRAEYDDRPETYAKLADHFFTCFPQLEGVRFTHAWGGAIDTCSRFSAFFGTAHQGRVAYAAGYTGLGVGATRFGADVMLDLLAGERTERTELEMVRRKPLPFPPEPFAWTGIALTKWSLARADSHAGRRNLWLKAMDRLGLGFDS from the coding sequence ATGGCCCCAAGCGCCATGAACCGCTGGACGAAGTCTCTTTCCGACGCACAGCCGGTCCCGTACTGGCTCGAAGACCCCGGCAAGCCCCACCCCGAGCCCGCGCTCACCGGCGCCGAGACCTGCGATCTGCTGGTCGTCGGCGGCGGCTACAGCGGACTGTGGACCGCGCTCAACGCCAAGGAGCGCGACCCGCAGCGGGATGTCGTCCTGCTGGAAGGCCGCGAGGTGGGCTGGGCCGCCTCCGGCCGCAACGGCGGCTTCTGCGCCGCCTCCCTCACCCACGGCCTGGCCAACGGCCTCGCCCGCTGGCCGGGCGAGATCCACAAGCTGGAGGAGCTGGGCGCCCGCAACCTCGACGAGATCGAGACCGCGGTCGCCCGCCACGGCCTGGACTGCGACTTCGAACGCACCGGTGAGATCGATGTCGCGACCGAGACCTACCAGGCCTGGGAACTGCGCGACTGGTACGACGAGATCGCCCGCAAGGGCCTCGCCGACGGCATAGAGTTCCTCGACGCCGACGCCGTCCGCGACCAGGTCGCCTCACCCACCTTCGAGGCCGGGCTGCACGACCGCCGGGGCGTCGCCATGCTGCACCCCGCGAAGCTCGCGTGGGGCCTCAAGCGGGCCTGCCTGCGGCTCGGCGTCCGCGTGTACGAGCACACCCCCGCGCTGAACCTCAAGGCGTACGGCACCGGCATGGCCGTCCGCACCCCCTACGGCCAGGTCCGTACCCGGCAGGTGGCGCTCGGCACCAACATCTTCCCCAGCCTGGTCAGGCGCGTCCGCGCGTACACCGTCCCCGTCTACGACTACGCCCTGATGACCGAGCCGCTCACCGACGGGCAGCTGGCGTCGATCGGCTGGAAGAACCGGCAGGGGCTCGGCGACTCCGCCAACCAGTTCCACTACTTCCGGCTCAGCGCCGACAACCGGATCCTGTGGGGCGGTTACGACGCGGTGTACCAGTACGGCGGCCGGGTGCGCGCCGAGTACGACGACCGGCCGGAGACCTACGCCAAGCTCGCCGACCACTTCTTCACCTGTTTCCCGCAGCTGGAGGGCGTCCGCTTCACCCACGCCTGGGGCGGCGCCATCGACACCTGCTCCCGCTTCTCCGCGTTCTTCGGCACCGCCCACCAGGGCAGAGTCGCCTACGCGGCCGGCTACACGGGGCTCGGTGTGGGCGCCACCCGGTTCGGCGCGGACGTCATGCTCGACCTGCTCGCGGGCGAGCGCACGGAACGCACCGAGCTGGAGATGGTCCGCCGCAAGCCGCTGCCGTTCCCGCCCGAGCCGTTCGCCTGGACCGGGATCGCCCTCACCAAGTGGTCCCTGGCCCGCGCCGACTCCCACGCGGGCCGCCGCAACCTGTGGCTGAAGGCCATGGACCGGCTCGGGCTGGGCTTCGACAGCTGA